A region from the Anomaloglossus baeobatrachus isolate aAnoBae1 chromosome 11, aAnoBae1.hap1, whole genome shotgun sequence genome encodes:
- the LOC142255857 gene encoding olfactory receptor 5G9-like codes for MDRRNFTRVSEFILTGLSEVLEFQLLIFIVFLIIYIITVLGNLSIICAYMLSANLHTPMYFFLGHFSFLEICYISINIPKMLDNSLAEHKTISFYGCVVQVYTFGLCGGTECYVLAAMAYDRYVAICHPLLYSVIMRRTVYIQLIAGSYIVGSTNSLIHTVITFTLPFCGPNRINHIFCDIPPILQLACADTRINQIVIFMTSVCVVVVSFLFIVISYIYIIAAIISLYSTSGRRKAFSTCTSHFTVVTIFYGSVMFMYLKPESSAPSQDRLVAVMYTVIAPLLNPFIYSLRNNDVKRALLKMYYKMKLPN; via the coding sequence ATGGATCGGAGAAATTTTACCAGAGTTTCGGAATTCATTCTTACCGGCCTTTCCGAAGTTCTCGAGTTCCAGCTTCTAATTTTCATAGTGTTTTTAATCATCTACATCATTACTGTACTTGGAAACCTGTCTATAATTTGTGCTTACATGTTAAGCGCAAACCTTCATACACCTATGTATTTTTTTCTTGGACATTTTTCATTTCTTGAGATATGCTACATCTCTATCAATATCCCTAAAATGTTGGACAACTCCTTAGCGGAACATAAAACCATCTCGTTCTATGGGTGTGTGGTGCAAGTGTACACTTTCGGTCTCTGCGGAGGAACTGAATGTTACGTGTTAGCCGCCATGGCCTACGATCGCTATGTTGCCATATGTCATCCTCTCTTGTATAGTGTCATTATGAGGCGGACAGTTTATATTCAGCTGATAGCTGGATCCTACATCGTTGGGTCAACAAACTCCCTTATACACACAGTCATCACCTTTACATTACCCTTCTGTGGGCCTAATAGGATAAACCATATCTTCTGTGATATTCCACCCATACTTCAACTGGCTTGTGCTGACACCAGGATCAATCAGATTGTTATATTCATGACTAGTGTTTGTGTGGTGGTTGTTTCATTCCTATTCATAGTAATATCTTACATTTATATCATAGCAGCCATCATAAGTCTGTATTCCACCTCTGGTAGACGGAAGGCTTTTTCTACTTGTACATCCCACTTCACAGTGGTTACAATATTTTATGGGTCTGTTATGTTCATGTATTTAAAACCTGAGTCCAGTGCACCAAGCCAAGATCGGCTGGTGGCCGTCATGTACACAGTCATTGCCCCCTTGTTAAACCCTTTTATATACAGTCTACGAAATAATGATGTAAAGAGGGCCCTGCTCAAAATGTACTATAAAATGAAGTTACCCAACTAA